A region of the Acidobacteriota bacterium genome:
GGAGCCGGATCTTGTCGGGACGGCGGCTCACCGCTCGCGTCTTCAGGCTTTCGATCATCGTGTCGTCACCCTGCGGCGAGAATATCATCGCCCCGCGCCGAAGACGAGCCGGCTCCGCCCGGCCCGGCGGCCCCGCGAGGGGCGTGATAGGATGACTGGCTGAACCAGGAAGGAGACCACCTGCCCGAAAAGGCGTACTTCCAGAAGGGCTTCGGCCTCAAGACGGTCATCGAGGGATCGCTCCGCCGCGACTACCACAGCGGCGTCGTCGAGCGCATCCGCGAGTCGGGATTCCGGCTCACAACGCCCCAGATAGAGATCCGTCTCGCCGTCGAGTTCGGCTTCTGCTACGGCGTCGACCGGGCCGTCGAGTACGCCTACGAGACGATGGAGAAATTCCCCGATCGGCGCGTGACGCTCATCGGCGAGATCATCCACAACCCGCACGTGAACACCCGGCTCCGGGAGATGGGCATCGAGATCCTCTCCCCGGAGGAAGCCGCGAAGGACGGCGGCCGGTTCCATGGCGACGACGTCGTCATCATCCCGGCCTTCGGCGTCCCGTTCAGGATGTTCGAGCAGCTCCGCGCGACGGGGTGCGTCCTCGTCGACACGACGTGCGGCTCCGTCCTGAACGTGTGGAAGAACGTCGAGAAGTACGCGCGGGAGGGGTTCACCTCGGTCATCCACGGGAAGTACCAGCACGAGGAGACGCGGGCGACGTCGTCCCGCGCGACGCGCTACGAGGCGGGGCGCTACCTCGTGGTGAAAGACATGGACGAGGCCCGGTGGGTCTGCGCGTACATCCGGGGCGGCGGAGATCGCGGGGATTTCCTCGGACGGTTCGAATCCGCGGCCTCTCCCGGGTTCGACCCCGACACGCATCTGGGCCGGATCGGCGTCGCCAACCAGACGACGATGCTCTCGAGCGAGTCGCTCGCGATCGCCGACGCCCTCCGCGAGGCGATCGCCGACCGGCATGGCGCGGCGTCTCTCCCGGAGCGGTTCCGATCCTTCGACACGATCTGCTCGGCGACGCAGGACCGGCAGGACGCGATCCTCAAGATGACGAAGGAGCCGCTCGATCTCATGCTCGTCATCGGCGGATACAACTCGAGCAACACGAACCACCTGGTCGAGATCGCCGGGCAGTCGACGAGCGCCTACCACATCCAGAACGCCGAGTGCCTCCTCGACGCCGACCGCATCCGCCACAAGCCCTTCGGCGCCGACCAGGAGATCGAGTCCCGCGGCTGGCTCCCCGCCGGTCGATCCATCGTCGGCATCACCGCCGGCGCCTCCACCCCGAACAACAAGATCGGCGAGGTGGTCGAGAGGGTCCTGGCGCTCCGGGGCGTCACTCCCGAGGCGGCGGGCCTCGCCTGAAGGGGCGCCTGGCGAGGCCTCTCCGGCCCGTGTTAGAATTTTCCATTCCGCGCGACAGGAGGGGTGATGCAACCGAGAATCTCCACGTTCGACGATTGGGTCGACTACTTCAACGAGTGGCAGAGGGCGATCGGGCTCGACCCGCGCATCGGCGAAGGTTACGCGTTCGAGGCGAAGTACGGAGAGCTCGGCAGCCCCGACATCCTGTTCGGCGACTACAAGGGCCAGAAGCGCTGGGAGCGGATCACCGAGGTCCCCGACCAGCGCATCCGTGACGCCCTGCAGCACCTCATCGTGTACCAGGGGGACACCGAGTTCGCCTCCGTCGAGCAGCAGCGGAAGCTCGTCACCTCCGCGCCGTCGGAGTACGACCTCGGCTGCCTGACGCGCGTGATGCGCGAGGAGATGCGCCACGGGTTCCAGATGTGCCACGTCCTCGTGACGCAGTTCGGCCGATCCGGGCGCATCGACGCGCAGAAGCAGCTCGAGCGCCGTTCCTGGCAGAACACGCGCCTTCTCGGCTCCTTCAACGTGGACGTGGACGACTGGCTCGACTTCTACACCTACACCGAGTTCGTGGACCGCGACGGCAAGTTCCAGCTCAAGATGCTCACCTTCTCCGGCTTCGCCCCCCTCGCCCGCTCGATGGGACCGATGCTCCGCGAGGAGGCGTTCCACCTCGGCACGGGGCACAACGGGCTGAAGCGGGTCGTGAAGGCGGGCGTCGTCCCCATCGAGACTCTGCAGCGCTACTTCAACAAGTGGGTCCCGACGGCCTACGACCTGTTCGGCGTCGACAACTCGTCGTCGGCGCACTGGGCGTACGTGTGGGGCCTCAAGGGCCGCTTCGACGAGGACACCAACGGCGCCGAGGCCGACCGCGACACCCTCAACGACTACGCCCGGAACCTCTACAAGGAGGACGTCGACCGGCACATCGCCGCGCTCA
Encoded here:
- a CDS encoding 4-hydroxy-3-methylbut-2-enyl diphosphate reductase, yielding MPEKAYFQKGFGLKTVIEGSLRRDYHSGVVERIRESGFRLTTPQIEIRLAVEFGFCYGVDRAVEYAYETMEKFPDRRVTLIGEIIHNPHVNTRLREMGIEILSPEEAAKDGGRFHGDDVVIIPAFGVPFRMFEQLRATGCVLVDTTCGSVLNVWKNVEKYAREGFTSVIHGKYQHEETRATSSRATRYEAGRYLVVKDMDEARWVCAYIRGGGDRGDFLGRFESAASPGFDPDTHLGRIGVANQTTMLSSESLAIADALREAIADRHGAASLPERFRSFDTICSATQDRQDAILKMTKEPLDLMLVIGGYNSSNTNHLVEIAGQSTSAYHIQNAECLLDADRIRHKPFGADQEIESRGWLPAGRSIVGITAGASTPNNKIGEVVERVLALRGVTPEAAGLA
- a CDS encoding phenylacetate-CoA oxygenase subunit PaaI, with product MQPRISTFDDWVDYFNEWQRAIGLDPRIGEGYAFEAKYGELGSPDILFGDYKGQKRWERITEVPDQRIRDALQHLIVYQGDTEFASVEQQRKLVTSAPSEYDLGCLTRVMREEMRHGFQMCHVLVTQFGRSGRIDAQKQLERRSWQNTRLLGSFNVDVDDWLDFYTYTEFVDRDGKFQLKMLTFSGFAPLARSMGPMLREEAFHLGTGHNGLKRVVKAGVVPIETLQRYFNKWVPTAYDLFGVDNSSSAHWAYVWGLKGRFDEDTNGAEADRDTLNDYARNLYKEDVDRHIAALNTMLPADGPKLTAPDMRFNRAIGEHAGARYSVTGDPIDPARYAAYLASVTPTAQDRRLLQSIFARPDWVAPPMAHHAPAGHGEPAAD